A window from Peromyscus leucopus breed LL Stock chromosome 8a, UCI_PerLeu_2.1, whole genome shotgun sequence encodes these proteins:
- the LOC114691320 gene encoding fructose-bisphosphate aldolase A-like — translation MAMHRPDVSSFNMTRLSLAVAFSFPPGANEQPRCHPGNTQQQRELGKECAATGAMHYPYPALTPEQKKELADIARRIVAPGKGILAADESTASIAKRLQSIGAENTEENRRFYRQLLLTADDRVNSCIGGVILFHETLYQKTDDGCPFPQVIKSKGGVVGIKVDKGVVPLAGTNGETTTQGLDGLAERCAQYKKDGADFAKWRCVLKIGEHTPSALAIMENANVLARYASICQQNGIVPIVEPEILPDGDHDLKRCQYVTEKVLAAVYKALSDHHIYLEGTLLKPNMVTPGQACTQKCSNEEIAMATVTALRRTVPPAVPGVTFLSGGQSEEEASINLNAINKCPLVKPWALTFSYGRALQASALKAWGGKKENLKAAQEEYIKRAQANSLACQGKYTPSGQSGSAASESLFVSNHAY, via the coding sequence ATGGCAATGCACAGGCCAGATGTGTCCAGCTTCAACATGACCCGCCTGTCCCTGGCTGTGGCCTTCTCCTTTCCCCCAGGGGCTAATGAACAACCCCGCTGTCATCCGGGCAACACCCAGCAACAGAGAGAGTTAGGAAAGGAATGTGCTGCCACGGGCGCCATGCACTACCCATACCCAGCACTGACCCCGGAGCAGAAGAAGGAGCTGGCTGACATCGCTCGTAGAATTGTGGCTCCGGGCAAGGGCATCCTGGCTGCAGATGAGTCCACCGCAAGCATTGCCAAGCGGCTGCAGTCCATTGGCGCTGAGAACACGGAAGAGAATCGGCGCTTCTACCGCCAGCTGCTGCTGACTGCCGACGACCGTGTGAATTCCTGCATTGGGGGGGTGATCCTCTTCCACGAGACACTGTACCAGAAGACGGATGATGGATGTCCCTTCCCCCAAGTTATCAAGTCCAAAGGCGGTGTTGTGGGCATTAAGGTAGATAAAGGCGTGGTACCCCTGGCGGGAACCAATGGCGAGACCACCACCCAAGGGCTGGATGGGCTGGCTGAACGCTGTGCCCAGTATAAGAAGGATGGAGCTGACTTTGCTAAGTGGCGTTGTGTGCTAAAGATTGGGGAACATACTCCCTCAGCCCTTGCTATCATGGAAAATGCCAATGTTCTGGCCCGTTATGCCAGCATCTGCCAGCAGAATGGCATTGTACCCATTGTGGAGCCTGAAATCCTTCCTGATGGGGACCATGACTTAAAGCGCTGTCAGTATGTAACTGAGAAGGTACTGGCTGCTGTCTACAAGGCTCTGAGTGACCACCATATCTATCTGGAAGGCACattgctgaagcccaacatggtcACCCCAGGCCAGGCCTGTACCCAGAAATGTTCCAATGAGGAGATTGCCATGGCAACTGTCACAGCGCTGCGCCGCACAGTGCCCCCTGCTGTTCCTGGGGTCACTTTCCTGTCTGGAGGGCAGAGTGAGGAAGAGGCGTCCATCAACCTCAATGCTATCAACAAGTGCCCACTGGTGAAGCCATGGGCCTTGACTTTCTCTTATGGTCGAGCCCTGCAGGCCTCTGCTCTGAAGGCCTGGGGTGGGAAAAAGGAGAACCTGAAGGCTGCCCAGGAGGAATACATCAAACGAGCCCAGGCCAACAGCCTTGCTTGTCAAGGAAAGTATACCCCAAGTGGTCAGTCTGGATCCGCAGCCAGTGAATCTCTCTTCGTCTCTAACCATGCCTACTAA